One stretch of Priestia megaterium DNA includes these proteins:
- a CDS encoding ArsB/NhaD family transporter, producing MHNAIQHITSFHVYAAIIIFIITYFLIMTEKINRASAALLGAILMILLGIVDFNNAITEHIQWETIVLLMGMMILVGITNKTGVFQYAAIKSAKIAKGDPVRILVILSILTGVGSAFLDNVTTVLLIVPVTFSITTILNINPFPFLISEVLFSNIGGTATLIGDPPNIMIGAANPHLDFNAFLLNLTPAVLIIGVVTLGILVLIYRKKLKVEDSKKQELMSLNEKDYIQDSVLMKKSLTVLVLTILGFTLHSVLHIDAAMVAITGAAVLLVIGLRTHDEVESAFDSVEWTTIIFFAGLFVLVGGLIDVGIIKKLAAGALNVTDGNIALSAYLILWISGIASAVIDNIPFVATMIPLIQDMAHGMGMSPDSAQISVLWWSLALGACLGGNGTLIGASANVIVAGMAVKKGHKFSFMDFLKIGAPITLVSLLISTLYIFLRYLLFL from the coding sequence ATGCACAATGCAATTCAACACATTACAAGTTTTCATGTATACGCAGCCATTATTATATTTATCATTACATATTTTCTGATTATGACTGAAAAGATCAATCGCGCTTCAGCAGCTCTTTTAGGTGCTATATTAATGATTTTATTAGGTATTGTTGATTTTAATAATGCTATTACCGAACACATTCAGTGGGAAACGATTGTCCTTCTTATGGGTATGATGATTTTAGTCGGCATTACAAATAAAACAGGCGTGTTTCAATACGCAGCCATCAAGTCTGCTAAAATCGCTAAAGGTGATCCAGTTCGAATTCTAGTTATTTTATCGATCTTAACAGGCGTGGGATCAGCTTTTTTAGACAATGTAACAACGGTTTTATTAATTGTTCCCGTTACCTTTTCAATTACTACTATTTTAAATATTAATCCTTTTCCGTTTCTTATATCAGAAGTACTGTTTTCAAATATTGGAGGAACGGCAACTTTAATAGGAGACCCGCCTAATATCATGATTGGGGCAGCGAACCCTCACCTTGATTTTAATGCTTTTTTATTAAATTTAACTCCTGCAGTACTGATTATCGGTGTTGTTACGCTGGGGATTCTTGTTCTTATCTATCGTAAAAAGTTAAAAGTAGAAGATAGTAAAAAGCAAGAGCTAATGAGTTTAAATGAAAAAGATTATATTCAAGATTCCGTTTTAATGAAAAAATCGTTAACTGTATTAGTATTAACGATTTTGGGTTTTACCCTGCATTCCGTTTTACATATCGATGCCGCTATGGTAGCCATTACAGGTGCTGCTGTATTATTGGTAATTGGATTAAGAACTCATGATGAAGTAGAAAGCGCGTTTGATTCTGTTGAATGGACAACCATTATCTTCTTTGCAGGTTTGTTTGTTCTTGTCGGAGGATTAATCGATGTAGGCATCATCAAAAAACTTGCTGCAGGCGCGTTAAACGTTACAGACGGCAACATCGCACTGTCAGCCTATCTCATTTTATGGATTAGCGGAATTGCTTCAGCTGTTATTGACAATATTCCTTTTGTTGCTACAATGATTCCACTTATTCAAGATATGGCTCATGGGATGGGAATGAGCCCTGATTCTGCTCAAATCAGTGTACTATGGTGGTCACTGGCTCTAGGAGCATGTTTGGGAGGAAACGGTACGTTAATTGGAGCGTCTGCTAACGTAATTGTAGCTGGCATGGCTGTAAAAAAAGGACATAAATTTTCGTTTATGGACTTTTTGAAAATTGGAGCTCCCATCACGCTCGTATCTCTTTTGATTTCAACGTTATATATCTTCCTTCGCTATCTTTTATTCCTGTAA